In Chloroflexota bacterium, one DNA window encodes the following:
- a CDS encoding FAD-binding protein gives MSHAAELQAEVLAALQRSVRGKVHADRLTCALYSTDASSYAVMPKAVVIPRDRADLQAIVEIAQRYHVPIVPRGGGTSLSGQAIGAGIIVDLSHSFGQIGEFDPGSRQIWVEAGCTLDRLNNFLKPHGLMFGPDPSSSASATIGGMLGNNSTGSHSIVYGMTVDHTLAMETILDDSSLAIWSTHSANNPRQQQIQAQIGQIVERYAPNIERDYPQVWRNVAGYNLQRMLQRQQQQQLFSAVPILVGSEGTLGLTVAAQLSLVARPKVTRLALWHFDDLQRALALVPEMLRFNPSAVELFDRYFINLTCQNPEYGSRLSFVVGEPRVVLIVEWAGTDSTELAANDAALEAHLRALGETGLIVRETTPTAIANVWAVRKAGLGLLMSQRGDAKPLAFVDDATVPVAHLAEYARGVEAICREAGTEATFYAHASVGCLHINPLINLKTKQGLAQMAQISQAVASLAISLGGTTTGEHGEGLARSAFNQQLYGAALHQAFGEIKQLFDPNQIFNPGKILAAPQPWQPEILRINPSYQTPHAPSVTFFDFTPDGGFAGLVEMCNGQGVCRKDDAGVMCPSYMATHDEANSTRGRANALRAAMTGQLGADGLSSPELHEAMDLCLECKACKRECPSIVDMARLKSEWLAQYQATHGVPWRSRLFGQIAKINQLGMLVPRLNNWLLAQPVTRWLLDRSLGIDQRRQLPALANSSFRTWFKRQSQTHAAPRGPLILWDDTFTLYNEPQIGQAAVKILSAAGYKVYLIEERRCCGRPLISKGMLAEARANAEHNIALLAPFAELGVPIIGLEPSCIASFRDEYPALVTTNAAKIVAAQSYFIEEFLVKLAAEGVTWHWKKQRPADQVLVHGHCYQKALISTNPLLAMLRLVPNLAVHEIESGCCGMAGSFGYEREHYEVSLACGEQRLFPAVRSSQQPILAAGMSCRHQIEAGTGVIAQHPIVFLADCLVD, from the coding sequence ATGAGCCACGCAGCAGAACTTCAGGCTGAGGTTTTGGCTGCACTTCAGCGGTCGGTTCGTGGCAAGGTTCACGCCGACCGCTTGACATGTGCGCTGTATAGCACCGATGCCTCATCCTACGCCGTCATGCCCAAAGCGGTGGTTATTCCGCGTGATCGCGCCGATTTGCAGGCAATCGTCGAAATCGCTCAACGTTACCATGTGCCAATTGTGCCGCGTGGCGGTGGCACAAGCCTCTCGGGTCAAGCCATTGGCGCGGGAATTATTGTTGATCTCTCGCATTCATTCGGTCAAATTGGTGAGTTTGATCCAGGCAGTCGCCAAATTTGGGTTGAAGCTGGCTGCACCCTCGACCGTTTGAATAATTTCCTCAAACCGCATGGCCTGATGTTTGGCCCCGACCCTTCGTCGAGTGCTTCGGCGACGATCGGCGGCATGCTCGGCAATAATTCAACTGGCTCGCATTCAATTGTCTATGGCATGACTGTTGATCATACCCTCGCCATGGAAACGATTTTAGATGATAGCTCGCTGGCGATTTGGTCAACCCACTCAGCCAATAATCCGCGTCAGCAGCAGATTCAAGCTCAAATTGGCCAAATTGTTGAGCGTTATGCCCCCAACATTGAGCGCGATTACCCGCAAGTTTGGCGCAATGTCGCGGGCTACAATCTCCAGCGCATGCTGCAACGCCAACAGCAACAACAACTATTTAGTGCTGTGCCAATTTTGGTTGGTAGCGAAGGCACACTCGGCTTGACGGTTGCCGCCCAACTTAGTTTGGTAGCCCGACCAAAGGTCACACGGCTAGCACTCTGGCATTTTGATGATCTGCAACGAGCTTTGGCTTTAGTACCCGAAATGTTGCGCTTTAACCCAAGCGCGGTCGAATTATTTGATCGTTATTTTATTAATTTGACCTGCCAAAACCCTGAGTACGGTTCGCGCCTGAGCTTTGTGGTGGGCGAACCACGCGTGGTCTTAATTGTTGAATGGGCGGGAACCGATTCCACTGAATTAGCTGCCAACGATGCGGCCTTAGAAGCGCATTTACGAGCGTTGGGCGAAACTGGCCTGATAGTGCGCGAAACCACGCCCACTGCCATTGCCAATGTTTGGGCAGTGCGCAAGGCTGGCTTAGGTTTGTTGATGAGCCAACGTGGCGATGCCAAGCCGCTAGCTTTTGTTGATGACGCAACCGTGCCAGTCGCTCACTTGGCCGAATATGCCCGTGGAGTTGAAGCAATTTGCCGCGAAGCTGGCACTGAAGCCACATTTTATGCCCATGCCTCGGTTGGTTGCTTGCACATCAATCCATTAATTAATTTGAAAACTAAGCAGGGTTTGGCCCAGATGGCTCAAATCTCGCAGGCCGTTGCGAGTTTAGCGATTAGCCTTGGCGGCACAACCACGGGCGAACATGGCGAAGGCTTAGCCCGCTCCGCCTTCAATCAACAATTGTATGGCGCAGCATTGCACCAAGCCTTTGGCGAAATCAAGCAATTGTTCGACCCAAACCAAATCTTCAATCCAGGCAAGATTTTGGCTGCACCCCAGCCATGGCAACCTGAAATCCTGCGCATCAACCCCAGCTACCAAACGCCGCATGCGCCCAGCGTAACCTTTTTCGATTTCACGCCTGATGGTGGTTTTGCTGGCTTAGTCGAGATGTGCAATGGCCAAGGAGTTTGCCGCAAAGATGATGCAGGCGTAATGTGTCCATCGTATATGGCGACTCACGACGAGGCCAACTCGACCCGTGGCCGCGCCAATGCGCTGCGAGCAGCCATGACTGGTCAGCTTGGTGCTGATGGTTTGAGCAGCCCTGAATTGCACGAGGCCATGGATTTATGCCTTGAATGCAAGGCGTGTAAACGCGAATGCCCATCGATTGTTGATATGGCGAGGCTCAAATCGGAATGGCTAGCCCAGTATCAAGCAACTCATGGCGTACCGTGGCGCAGCCGTTTGTTTGGCCAAATCGCCAAAATCAACCAACTTGGCATGTTGGTTCCACGCTTGAATAATTGGCTGTTGGCTCAACCAGTCACCCGTTGGCTACTTGATCGCAGTTTGGGCATCGATCAACGACGGCAATTGCCAGCCTTGGCAAATAGCTCATTTCGGACATGGTTTAAACGCCAAAGCCAAACTCACGCTGCACCGCGTGGCCCGCTAATTCTTTGGGATGATACCTTTACACTTTACAACGAACCTCAGATCGGCCAAGCAGCGGTTAAAATTCTCAGCGCGGCGGGCTACAAGGTTTATTTAATCGAAGAACGGCGTTGTTGTGGCAGGCCATTAATTTCCAAGGGAATGTTGGCCGAAGCTCGGGCCAATGCAGAGCATAACATCGCACTACTCGCGCCATTTGCCGAATTGGGCGTGCCAATTATTGGCCTAGAACCAAGTTGTATCGCCAGCTTTCGCGATGAATATCCAGCGCTGGTGACGACCAACGCTGCCAAAATCGTGGCGGCGCAAAGCTATTTCATCGAAGAATTTTTAGTCAAACTGGCAGCTGAGGGCGTGACGTGGCATTGGAAAAAGCAACGACCAGCCGATCAGGTTTTAGTCCATGGTCATTGCTATCAAAAAGCCTTGATCAGCACCAACCCACTCTTGGCGATGTTGCGACTCGTGCCAAACTTAGCAGTCCACGAAATTGAGAGCGGTTGTTGCGGCATGGCTGGCTCGTTTGGCTATGAACGCGAACATTACGAAGTTTCGCTGGCTTGTGGCGAACAACGCCTATTTCCAGCGGTTCGCAGCAGCCAACAGCCAATTCTCGCCGCTGGCATGTCTTGTCGTCATCAAATTGAGGCTGGCACAGGTGTAATCGCTCAGCATCCGATTGTTTTTTTGGCCGATTGTTTAGTCGATTAA
- a CDS encoding cysteine hydrolase: MQIDPSTTALVLIEFQNDFTSEGGALHGAVAESMQATNMLANAIETVKQAREAGVTIIHAPISFAEGYREITSHPYGILKGVVDNNAFRKGTWGAELVDVLAPESSDIVIEGKRGLDTFASTNLDFILRSRGLTNLVLAGFLTNCCVESTMRSGYERGYNVITLTDCVAATSAEEQQGAISKDYPMFSHPMDHQQFLEILSGRSAMVNASRGY, encoded by the coding sequence ATGCAGATCGATCCATCCACCACCGCACTGGTCTTGATTGAATTTCAAAACGATTTCACCTCGGAAGGCGGGGCGCTCCACGGCGCTGTCGCCGAAAGTATGCAAGCCACCAATATGCTGGCCAACGCGATCGAAACGGTCAAACAAGCCCGCGAGGCAGGCGTGACGATCATTCATGCCCCAATTTCATTTGCCGAAGGCTACCGCGAAATTACTAGCCATCCCTATGGCATTCTCAAGGGCGTGGTCGATAACAACGCCTTCCGCAAGGGCACTTGGGGCGCGGAATTGGTTGATGTGCTGGCTCCAGAAAGCAGCGATATTGTGATCGAGGGCAAGCGTGGCCTCGACACCTTCGCCAGCACCAACCTTGATTTTATTTTGCGCAGTCGGGGCTTGACCAACTTGGTTTTGGCGGGCTTTTTGACCAACTGCTGCGTCGAATCGACCATGCGCTCAGGCTATGAACGTGGCTACAACGTGATCACCCTGACCGATTGTGTAGCCGCCACCAGCGCCGAAGAGCAACAAGGCGCAATCAGCAAAGATTATCCAATGTTCTCGCATCCCATGGATCACCAGCAATTCCTCGAAATTTTGAGCGGACGCAGTGCCATGGTTAATGCTAGTCGCGGCTATTAA
- a CDS encoding zinc ribbon domain-containing protein: MPTYVYACQACGAQFEQFQRFSDEPLTICPRCQGMIKRVFQPVGVVFKGSGWYINDSRSGNNNSASSKSSTPAPASSDASSAAPAAATSESKPEAPKAEASKSESSAAA, translated from the coding sequence GTGCCAACCTATGTGTATGCGTGCCAAGCATGTGGCGCACAATTCGAGCAATTTCAACGCTTCTCTGACGAGCCGCTGACCATCTGTCCGCGCTGTCAAGGCATGATCAAGCGTGTGTTTCAACCGGTTGGCGTGGTATTCAAGGGTAGTGGATGGTATATTAATGATAGTCGTTCAGGCAATAACAATAGCGCTAGCAGCAAATCAAGCACTCCAGCACCAGCCAGCAGCGATGCTAGCAGTGCCGCGCCTGCCGCTGCTACCAGCGAAAGCAAGCCTGAAGCACCCAAAGCCGAAGCCAGCAAATCAGAATCATCGGCTGCGGCCTAA
- the cysE gene encoding serine O-acetyltransferase, whose protein sequence is MRHWWRLVREDIRTILHNDPAARSIFEVLLYPGFQAVQIHRLTHWLWGLNLPFIPRLLSQITRFFTGIEIHPGATIGQRLFIDHGMGIVVGETAIIGDDVVMYQGVTLGGTGKETGKRHPTIGNNVVIGVGAKVLGAITIGDGARIGGGAVVVKPVPAHSTAIGVPARVVATRDPQTGQTNRVEMLPDPEGAMLRSLHESVQHLNQRVVELESAMGSQAYHIAALSAQRTNGDDPFDCLDDLQSYEMHYADGI, encoded by the coding sequence ATGCGGCATTGGTGGCGTTTGGTTCGCGAAGATATTCGGACAATTTTACACAATGATCCTGCTGCTCGCTCAATTTTTGAGGTGCTGCTCTACCCAGGCTTTCAAGCGGTGCAAATCCATAGGCTGACCCACTGGCTTTGGGGTCTGAACTTGCCGTTTATTCCGCGCTTGCTCTCGCAAATTACGCGCTTTTTCACCGGCATTGAAATTCACCCCGGGGCCACAATTGGCCAGCGCCTGTTCATCGACCATGGCATGGGCATCGTGGTTGGCGAAACTGCGATTATCGGCGATGATGTGGTGATGTATCAAGGTGTGACCCTGGGTGGGACGGGTAAGGAAACAGGCAAGCGCCACCCAACCATCGGCAATAATGTGGTGATTGGGGTGGGAGCCAAGGTGCTGGGGGCAATTACGATCGGCGATGGCGCTCGGATCGGCGGCGGCGCGGTGGTGGTTAAACCTGTACCCGCCCATTCGACTGCGATTGGCGTGCCTGCGCGGGTGGTCGCCACCCGTGATCCCCAAACGGGCCAAACCAACCGCGTCGAAATGTTGCCCGACCCTGAGGGCGCGATGTTGCGCTCCTTGCACGAATCAGTTCAACATTTAAATCAACGGGTGGTTGAGCTTGAAAGCGCCATGGGCAGTCAAGCTTATCATATTGCCGCGCTCAGTGCCCAACGCACCAACGGCGATGATCCCTTCGATTGCCTTGATGATTTACAAAGTTACGAGATGCACTACGCTGACGGTATTTAA
- the cysS gene encoding cysteine--tRNA ligase, translated as MALAIYNTLTRQTEPFTPLVADHVSMYVCGPTVYSDAHIGHAMSAVVFDVVRRYLEWSGYAVRHVMNFTDVDDKIIRRANEQGRDPMELAESYTLAFLDQLGQLNVLPATAYPRVSTTIPQIIQFIEGLIAKDAAYHASNGDVYFRVRADEDYGKLSRRAVDDMRSGARIAPDEAKDDPLDFALWKSAKPGEPAWASPWGQGRPGWHIECSAMSLHELAEQIDIHGGGNDLIFPHHENEIAQTESLTGKNFAQVWMHNGMLQLAGEKMSKSLGNLITIDQFLSEHSADIMRLLVLSGSYRAPLVYNDEVLADTQRKLERIMSALKPAHGTASSGPVVETLNAIVAKAPADFRAAMDSDFNSAAALAVLFDLVRSINAARDAGVGGEPFAAGQARLRELAAVLGLRLEAPSASKTDAAPFIELLIELRTELRKAKQWALSDLVRNRLSELDVQLEDGPNGTTWTAKG; from the coding sequence ATGGCATTAGCAATTTACAACACGCTTACCCGCCAGACCGAGCCGTTTACACCGTTGGTTGCTGACCATGTGTCGATGTATGTCTGTGGGCCGACGGTGTATTCTGATGCCCATATTGGCCATGCCATGTCAGCGGTGGTGTTCGATGTGGTGCGGCGCTATTTGGAATGGTCGGGCTACGCCGTGCGTCATGTGATGAATTTTACCGATGTTGACGATAAAATTATTCGCCGTGCCAACGAGCAGGGCCGCGATCCCATGGAATTGGCCGAGAGCTATACGTTGGCCTTTCTTGATCAATTGGGCCAATTGAATGTGCTGCCCGCCACGGCCTACCCCCGTGTTTCCACTACCATTCCGCAAATTATTCAATTTATCGAAGGCCTGATTGCCAAAGATGCAGCCTACCACGCCAGCAATGGCGATGTGTATTTTCGGGTACGAGCCGACGAAGATTATGGCAAACTTTCGCGTCGCGCTGTCGATGATATGCGCTCTGGTGCTCGAATTGCTCCTGATGAAGCCAAAGATGACCCGTTAGATTTTGCGCTGTGGAAATCGGCCAAACCAGGCGAGCCAGCTTGGGCAAGCCCATGGGGCCAAGGCCGACCTGGTTGGCATATCGAATGCTCAGCCATGAGTTTGCACGAATTAGCTGAGCAAATTGATATTCATGGTGGTGGCAACGACTTGATCTTCCCCCACCACGAAAATGAAATTGCCCAAACCGAATCATTGACTGGCAAAAATTTTGCCCAAGTCTGGATGCACAATGGCATGTTGCAATTGGCTGGCGAGAAAATGAGCAAGTCGCTGGGTAATTTGATCACAATTGATCAATTTTTAAGCGAGCACTCTGCCGATATTATGCGCTTGCTGGTGCTTTCTGGCTCGTATCGTGCGCCATTGGTTTATAATGATGAGGTTTTGGCTGATACTCAACGCAAACTTGAGCGCATCATGTCGGCGTTGAAACCAGCCCATGGTACTGCTAGCAGCGGCCCAGTCGTTGAAACGCTGAACGCAATTGTTGCCAAAGCTCCAGCCGATTTCCGTGCAGCAATGGACAGCGATTTCAACAGTGCAGCAGCCTTGGCGGTTTTGTTTGATTTGGTGCGTTCGATCAACGCTGCTCGTGATGCAGGCGTTGGTGGCGAGCCATTCGCAGCAGGTCAAGCCCGTTTACGCGAATTAGCTGCGGTGCTCGGCTTACGCTTAGAAGCGCCCAGCGCCAGCAAAACCGATGCTGCGCCATTTATCGAATTGTTGATTGAATTACGCACCGAGTTGCGTAAAGCCAAACAATGGGCACTCTCCGATTTAGTACGCAACCGCCTGAGCGAGCTTGATGTCCAACTCGAAGATGGCCCCAACGGCACAACCTGGACGGCGAAAGGATGA
- a CDS encoding 50S ribosomal protein L11 methyltransferase — MQWLELSVTVDTEAVESVSELFAQYGYNGGVAVEEAIIPSPDSPEYQIDTNKPVIVRTYLLANEQAADAQTQIERGLWVLGMMRPVGDLHVKTIAEEDWANAWKEHYRTRRIGQRFVIVPSWLEYEPAENDVVLNLDPGMAFGTGLHPTTQLCLELMELIEFNNTTVLDLGCGSGILAVGAAKLGSQRVLALDTDPIAVEATAENARINHAETLVTALEGSLGDAPLEHWLGWEGAQLGTPQSYRHHNEFDVILANILAKVHVVLGNDYLAALKPGGVLITSGIINEREADVVAAFDAVGLEQVERRTQGDWVAFTHRKPA; from the coding sequence ATGCAGTGGCTCGAACTGAGCGTGACCGTCGATACCGAAGCGGTCGAAAGTGTGTCGGAATTATTTGCCCAATATGGCTATAACGGTGGTGTGGCCGTCGAAGAGGCGATCATTCCATCGCCCGACTCACCTGAATATCAAATTGATACCAATAAACCCGTGATTGTGCGCACCTACCTGCTGGCCAATGAGCAAGCCGCCGATGCCCAAACCCAGATCGAGCGCGGTTTGTGGGTGCTAGGCATGATGCGCCCAGTTGGCGATTTGCACGTTAAAACCATCGCTGAGGAAGATTGGGCCAATGCGTGGAAGGAGCATTATCGCACCCGCCGCATCGGCCAACGCTTCGTGATTGTGCCCTCGTGGCTGGAATACGAGCCTGCCGAAAACGACGTTGTACTGAATCTCGATCCAGGCATGGCCTTTGGCACAGGCTTGCACCCCACCACCCAGCTCTGCCTTGAGTTGATGGAATTGATCGAATTTAACAACACCACAGTGCTTGATCTTGGCTGTGGCTCAGGGATTTTGGCGGTTGGCGCGGCCAAACTTGGCTCCCAACGGGTTTTGGCGTTGGATACCGACCCAATCGCGGTGGAAGCAACTGCTGAAAACGCCCGCATCAATCATGCCGAAACCTTGGTAACCGCCTTGGAAGGTAGCTTGGGCGATGCACCCTTGGAGCATTGGCTCGGCTGGGAAGGCGCACAACTTGGCACGCCGCAAAGCTATCGTCACCACAACGAGTTTGATGTGATTTTGGCCAATATTTTGGCGAAAGTGCACGTTGTGTTGGGCAATGATTACCTTGCGGCGCTCAAACCAGGCGGCGTGCTAATCACATCTGGCATTATCAACGAGCGCGAAGCTGATGTGGTGGCCGCGTTTGACGCAGTTGGCTTAGAGCAAGTTGAACGGCGTACCCAAGGCGATTGGGTCGCTTTTACCCATCGCAAACCAGCCTAA
- a CDS encoding 16S rRNA (uracil(1498)-N(3))-methyltransferase: MKNTYRFFVPAEAIQGETLAVVERELLHQWNNVLRLRVGQHIALLDGLGMGYIAELTSLNKREAQGRILQRYPANGEPSINVTLYLALTRGERFEIALQKCTELGATAFVPLLCERSQADVSATKRERWQRIIREAAEQAGRGRLPSLHEAQTVAQALPQARGHLLLAETGQTLSFKSALALEPRQELAIWSGPEGGWSDNELEAARQAGLVSVSLGSRILRAETAPIAALAAIMFQFDQWFSPNSC, from the coding sequence ATGAAAAATACCTACCGCTTTTTTGTGCCCGCCGAGGCGATTCAGGGCGAAACGTTGGCAGTGGTCGAGCGCGAATTGCTGCACCAATGGAACAACGTGCTGCGTTTGCGCGTTGGTCAGCATATTGCTTTGCTCGATGGCCTTGGTATGGGCTATATTGCTGAATTGACTAGCCTGAACAAGCGTGAAGCGCAGGGGCGGATTTTGCAACGCTACCCAGCGAACGGCGAGCCAAGTATCAATGTGACACTTTATTTAGCCCTGACCCGTGGCGAACGCTTTGAAATTGCCTTGCAAAAATGCACCGAATTGGGCGCAACCGCCTTTGTGCCCTTGCTGTGTGAGCGTTCGCAAGCCGATGTTTCTGCCACCAAACGCGAACGTTGGCAACGAATTATTCGCGAGGCGGCTGAGCAAGCAGGCCGTGGGCGTTTGCCAAGCTTACACGAAGCCCAAACTGTGGCCCAAGCCTTGCCTCAAGCCCGTGGCCATTTGCTGTTAGCCGAAACTGGTCAGACCTTGTCGTTTAAGTCAGCTTTGGCTTTAGAACCACGCCAAGAATTAGCAATTTGGAGCGGGCCTGAGGGTGGTTGGAGCGACAACGAGCTTGAGGCAGCTCGCCAAGCAGGCCTTGTCAGCGTTAGTTTAGGCTCGCGCATTTTACGGGCTGAGACGGCTCCAATTGCCGCCTTGGCCGCGATTATGTTTCAATTTGATCAATGGTTTAGCCCAAATTCGTGCTAG
- a CDS encoding S41 family peptidase, giving the protein MSEFQPTSGGGSAASSKIWVVLSGIVGVLLVVAIALGAGYYWGSTSKEQVMTAANQVLATETAMIMQATAQALPPAGADKDFQTFWEVWNLVNKEFYHTEPIDEKQMMYGAIRGMLQSLGDDFTGFQEPEAAERSREDMRGNFEGIGAYVEYKEGQILIVSPIEGSPAEKANVRAGDIVVAVDGKQISEVIENLERDQALSEAIKLIRGPKGSQVVITVYRTSEEKQIDITIVRDTIPLISVRSTMIGDIGYIQLSEFKQTSYDELDQAIAKLKPNNPKAIIFDLRNNPGGYVTQAQNILGRFTKDGVTHYQENSNGVQKEYRTLQQGTPQELFDIPVVVLVNGGSASASEIVSGAMQDTKRATLIGEKTFGKGSVQSVHTLTDKSEARITVAHWLTPNKRAIHTLGITPDYVVPFSDDAAQYPVECILNRTPADGATSCADSQLFWALKFLNEQQTPPPPPTPTITPTPGK; this is encoded by the coding sequence ATGAGCGAATTCCAGCCCACGTCGGGCGGCGGCTCAGCAGCATCATCAAAAATATGGGTGGTGTTGAGTGGGATTGTTGGAGTCTTGTTGGTGGTCGCAATTGCCCTGGGGGCTGGCTATTATTGGGGAAGCACCTCGAAAGAACAGGTGATGACGGCAGCTAATCAAGTTTTAGCGACCGAAACTGCCATGATTATGCAAGCTACCGCTCAGGCGTTGCCACCTGCGGGCGCTGATAAAGATTTTCAGACCTTTTGGGAAGTTTGGAATCTGGTCAATAAAGAGTTTTATCATACCGAGCCAATCGATGAAAAGCAAATGATGTATGGCGCAATTCGCGGCATGCTCCAATCGCTTGGCGATGATTTTACTGGCTTTCAAGAACCCGAAGCCGCCGAACGTTCACGCGAGGATATGCGCGGCAATTTCGAGGGTATCGGCGCTTATGTCGAATATAAAGAAGGCCAGATCTTAATTGTTTCGCCGATTGAAGGCTCACCTGCTGAAAAAGCCAATGTGCGAGCTGGCGATATTGTGGTCGCGGTCGATGGCAAGCAAATTAGTGAAGTAATTGAGAATCTTGAACGCGATCAAGCGCTGTCTGAAGCGATTAAGCTGATTCGTGGCCCCAAAGGCTCACAAGTCGTGATCACGGTCTATCGCACCAGCGAAGAAAAACAAATCGATATTACAATCGTGCGCGATACGATTCCATTGATCAGTGTGCGCTCAACCATGATTGGCGATATTGGCTATATTCAATTGAGCGAGTTTAAGCAAACCTCTTACGATGAATTAGACCAAGCGATTGCCAAACTCAAGCCCAATAATCCTAAGGCGATTATTTTTGATTTGCGGAATAACCCAGGCGGTTATGTTACCCAAGCCCAAAATATCCTTGGTCGCTTTACCAAAGATGGCGTGACCCATTATCAAGAAAATAGCAATGGAGTCCAAAAGGAATATCGCACCTTGCAACAAGGTACGCCGCAGGAGTTGTTTGATATTCCGGTCGTGGTGCTCGTGAATGGTGGTTCGGCTAGTGCCTCAGAAATTGTCTCTGGCGCAATGCAAGATACCAAACGGGCAACCTTGATTGGTGAAAAAACCTTTGGCAAGGGTTCAGTTCAAAGTGTGCATACCCTGACTGATAAGTCGGAAGCCCGTATTACCGTGGCCCATTGGCTAACTCCCAACAAGCGGGCGATTCATACCTTGGGGATTACGCCGGATTATGTGGTGCCATTCTCGGATGATGCAGCTCAATATCCGGTTGAATGTATTTTGAATCGCACCCCAGCCGATGGCGCAACCAGCTGTGCCGATTCACAATTGTTCTGGGCGCTGAAGTTCTTGAACGAACAACAAACGCCACCACCACCACCAACTCCTACCATTACGCCAACTCCTGGCAAATAG
- a CDS encoding aminopeptidase produces MADPRVLKMAHTLVNYSMKIKEGELVVLQSEPAAAPLVQAMYREILLAGGHPVAHTVMPGLSRILLNHGNDKQLQWISPYDRLGIETADVRIRIDAQSNTRELSHVDPERQSVFQKSRRELMGKLMSRTHAGDFRWCVTLFPTEGLAQDANMSLPDFEDFVYGVCFLNEADPIAKWQELHDMQAHLINYLQNKREVHILGEGTDIRLGIAGRSFVNCAGDANFPDGEFFTGPEETNVNGIVRFSFPAIYNGREVEDVQLTFEAGKVVKATAKSGQDFLEQMLNVDAGARILGEFAFGTNPNIKNYTRNILFDEKMGGTIHMAVGASYPETGGLNQSAIHWDMVCDLRQNSEVYVDGQLFQKNGTFVV; encoded by the coding sequence ATGGCCGATCCACGGGTTCTCAAAATGGCTCATACGTTGGTCAATTATTCGATGAAAATCAAAGAGGGCGAATTGGTGGTTTTGCAGAGTGAGCCTGCTGCTGCGCCCTTAGTTCAAGCAATGTATCGCGAAATTTTGCTGGCTGGCGGGCATCCCGTTGCTCACACGGTGATGCCTGGGCTTTCGCGAATTTTGCTCAATCATGGCAACGATAAGCAATTGCAATGGATCTCGCCCTACGATCGTTTGGGGATTGAAACTGCCGATGTGCGGATTCGGATCGATGCTCAAAGCAACACCCGCGAACTCTCGCATGTTGACCCTGAACGCCAATCGGTATTTCAAAAATCGCGCCGCGAATTGATGGGCAAATTGATGTCACGCACCCATGCTGGCGATTTTCGCTGGTGTGTTACACTCTTTCCAACCGAGGGCTTGGCTCAAGATGCCAACATGAGTTTGCCCGATTTTGAAGATTTTGTGTATGGCGTGTGTTTCTTGAACGAAGCCGACCCAATCGCCAAATGGCAAGAACTTCACGATATGCAAGCCCATTTGATCAATTACTTGCAAAATAAGCGCGAAGTGCATATCCTAGGTGAAGGCACCGATATTCGACTGGGAATTGCTGGGCGCAGTTTTGTCAACTGTGCAGGCGATGCCAACTTCCCTGATGGCGAGTTCTTTACTGGCCCCGAAGAAACCAACGTCAATGGCATTGTACGCTTTTCGTTCCCAGCGATCTATAATGGACGCGAAGTCGAAGATGTGCAATTAACCTTCGAAGCTGGTAAAGTTGTCAAGGCAACGGCCAAGAGCGGCCAAGATTTCCTTGAGCAAATGTTGAATGTTGATGCTGGCGCACGGATTTTGGGCGAATTTGCCTTTGGCACCAACCCCAACATCAAAAATTACACCCGTAACATCTTATTCGATGAGAAAATGGGTGGTACAATCCATATGGCAGTCGGCGCTTCCTACCCTGAAACTGGCGGCTTGAACCAATCGGCAATCCACTGGGACATGGTTTGCGATTTACGTCAAAACAGCGAAGTTTATGTCGATGGTCAATTGTTCCAAAAAAATGGCACATTCGTGGTCTAA